One window of Fusobacterium polymorphum genomic DNA carries:
- a CDS encoding type II toxin-antitoxin system YafQ family toxin, with protein MTNKKTKYTVKMTNKFKKDYKIIEKQGKNIKKLVEVIEMLAEGKQLDSKYKDHSLIGNYKGYRECHIFPDWILIYKHEEDILVLILARTGSHSELF; from the coding sequence ATGACTAATAAAAAAACTAAATACACAGTAAAAATGACCAATAAATTTAAAAAGGATTATAAAATAATAGAAAAGCAAGGAAAAAATATTAAAAAATTAGTTGAAGTTATAGAAATGTTAGCTGAGGGAAAACAATTAGACTCTAAATATAAAGATCATAGTTTAATAGGAAATTATAAAGGTTATAGAGAATGTCATATTTTTCCAGATTGGATATTAATTTACAAACATGAAGAAGATATATTAGTTTTAATATTGGCTAGAACAGGTAGTCATTCAGAATTATTTTAA
- a CDS encoding S-ribosylhomocysteine lyase gives MRHLAKLLNLLRRDNAQSWEVQEINGNYITTFDVRMKLPNREPVINIAELHTIEHLGATFLRNHPTRKDEIIYFGPMGCRTGFYVILKGKLESKDIIELMKEMFDFISKFEGDIPGASAIECGNYLDQNLPMARYEAKKYLEETLNNIKEENLIYPK, from the coding sequence CTGCGACACTTGGCTAAGCTCCTTAACTTGTTAAGGAGAGATAATGCCCAGTCGTGGGAGGTTCAGGAAATAAATGGTAATTATATAACAACTTTTGATGTGAGAATGAAATTACCTAATAGAGAACCTGTTATAAATATTGCAGAGTTGCATACAATAGAACATTTAGGAGCAACATTTTTAAGAAATCATCCTACTAGAAAAGATGAAATTATTTATTTTGGACCTATGGGTTGTAGAACAGGTTTTTATGTTATTTTAAAAGGTAAATTAGAATCAAAAGACATAATTGAACTTATGAAAGAAATGTTTGATTTTATAAGTAAATTTGAAGGAGATATTCCTGGGGCTTCTGCTATTGAATGTGGAAACTACTTAGACCAAAATTTGCCTATGGCTAGATATGAAGCAAAAAAATATTTAGAAGAAACACTAAATAATATAAAAGAAGAAAATTTAATTTATCCTAAGTAA
- the pepF gene encoding oligoendopeptidase F translates to MKDRNKIDKKYKWNLNDIYENFDMWESDLEKFEKLTKEVPKFKAEIKKSAEKFVELELLMEKISKLLDRLYLYPYMLKDLDSTDEMTSIKMQEIEMIYSKFATETAWISPEMLEIPEETMNEWIKQYPELEERKFGLSEMYRLRKHVLSEDKEELLSHFSQFMGSSSDIYAELSISDIKWNTVKFSTGEEIAVSNGVYSKILATNRNQEDRKLAFEALYKSYENSKNTFAAIYRAIVQRNVASCNARNYESSLDRALENKNIPREVYFSLVESAQENTAPLKRYVELRKKALKLKEYHYYDNSINIVDYDKVFKYDDAKEMVLKSVEPLGEDYQQKMKRAISEGWLDVFETKNKRSGAYSINIYDVHPYMLLNYQETMDDVFTLAHELGHTLHSMLSSEAQPYSTADYTIFVAEVASTFNERLILDYMLKNSDDSLEKIALLEQALGNIVGTYYIQTLFATYEYEAHKMIEEYKAITPDILSDIMFNLFKKYFGDTVTIDELQKIIWARIPHFYNSPFYVYQYATSFASSAKLYEDLKTNPENREKYLTLLKSGGNNHPMEQLKLAGVDLTKKESFDAVAKEFDRLLDILEDELKKINLI, encoded by the coding sequence TTGAAAGATAGAAATAAAATAGATAAAAAATATAAATGGAACTTAAATGATATATATGAAAATTTTGATATGTGGGAAAGTGATTTAGAAAAATTTGAAAAACTTACAAAAGAAGTTCCTAAATTTAAAGCTGAAATTAAAAAGAGTGCTGAAAAGTTTGTAGAATTAGAGTTACTAATGGAAAAAATTTCAAAACTTTTAGATAGATTGTATCTTTATCCATATATGTTAAAGGATTTAGATTCAACAGATGAAATGACTTCTATAAAAATGCAAGAGATAGAAATGATTTACTCAAAATTCGCAACTGAAACCGCTTGGATAAGTCCAGAGATGTTAGAAATTCCAGAAGAAACTATGAATGAATGGATAAAACAATATCCTGAATTAGAAGAAAGAAAATTTGGTCTATCAGAAATGTATAGATTAAGAAAACATGTACTTTCAGAGGATAAAGAAGAATTACTTTCTCATTTTTCACAATTTATGGGTTCATCTTCTGATATATATGCTGAACTTTCAATATCAGATATAAAATGGAATACTGTTAAGTTTTCAACTGGAGAAGAAATAGCAGTGTCAAATGGAGTTTATTCTAAAATTTTAGCAACTAATAGAAATCAAGAAGATAGAAAGTTAGCTTTTGAAGCATTATATAAGAGTTATGAAAATAGTAAAAATACTTTTGCTGCAATATATAGAGCTATTGTACAAAGAAATGTAGCTTCTTGTAATGCTAGAAACTATGAATCCTCACTTGATAGAGCTTTAGAAAACAAGAATATTCCAAGAGAAGTTTATTTTTCTTTGGTTGAATCTGCTCAAGAAAATACTGCACCTCTTAAAAGATATGTAGAACTTAGAAAAAAAGCATTGAAATTAAAAGAATATCATTACTATGACAACAGTATAAATATAGTTGATTATGACAAAGTTTTTAAATATGATGATGCTAAGGAAATGGTTTTAAAGTCTGTTGAACCATTAGGAGAAGACTATCAACAAAAAATGAAAAGAGCTATAAGTGAAGGTTGGCTTGATGTATTTGAAACTAAAAATAAAAGAAGTGGAGCATATTCAATAAATATTTATGATGTTCACCCTTATATGCTTTTAAATTATCAAGAAACTATGGATGATGTATTTACTTTAGCTCATGAGTTAGGACATACATTACATAGTATGTTATCAAGTGAAGCACAACCTTACTCAACAGCAGATTATACAATATTTGTTGCAGAGGTAGCTTCAACATTTAATGAAAGATTGATTTTAGATTATATGTTAAAAAATTCAGATGATAGCTTAGAAAAAATAGCTTTACTTGAACAAGCATTAGGAAATATAGTAGGAACTTATTATATACAAACTCTATTTGCTACTTATGAATATGAAGCACATAAAATGATAGAGGAATATAAAGCAATAACTCCTGATATTTTAAGTGATATTATGTTTAACTTATTTAAAAAATATTTTGGAGATACAGTTACAATAGATGAATTACAAAAAATTATTTGGGCTAGAATACCTCATTTTTATAATTCACCTTTCTATGTTTACCAATATGCAACTTCATTTGCAAGTTCAGCAAAACTATATGAAGACTTAAAAACTAATCCTGAAAATAGAGAAAAATATTTAACTCTTTTAAAATCAGGTGGAAATAATCACCCTATGGAACAATTAAAGTTAGCAGGTGTGGACTTAACTAAGAAGGAATCTTTTGATGCTGTTGCAAAAGAATTTGATAGATTGCTTGATATTTTAGAAGATGAATTGAAAAAAATAAATTTGATTTAA
- a CDS encoding ABC transporter permease: MKRYFQIMKAYLRGSLMYQMEYKFNFLVGGSFELIWMAMYIIFINVAFLHTKDINGWNKYQMLMLTFQGGLMDSVFTFAVVPGLKRLPELINKGTLDFLLLKPVNKKFNISFNEFDIPQIKNIFINIFGIIYCIKKLHIILTPVKILMYILLSINGFLMIYSIMFMLMSLAFWFMRMDIVMGIGSELITVGNKPMSIYPNIIQKFLIFIIPLFVCFNFPILYIVKGLNLYFIIYSFIATAICFMILNFIFKRGLRRYVSAGS, translated from the coding sequence GTGAAAAGATATTTTCAGATAATGAAAGCATATTTAAGAGGTTCTTTGATGTATCAAATGGAATATAAATTCAATTTTTTAGTAGGAGGAAGCTTTGAACTTATATGGATGGCTATGTATATAATATTTATAAATGTAGCATTTTTACATACCAAAGATATTAATGGCTGGAATAAATATCAGATGTTGATGCTTACCTTTCAAGGTGGACTTATGGATTCAGTATTTACATTTGCAGTAGTACCAGGGCTAAAAAGATTGCCAGAATTGATAAATAAGGGAACATTAGATTTTTTATTGTTAAAACCTGTCAATAAAAAATTTAATATTTCATTTAATGAATTTGATATTCCACAAATAAAAAATATTTTTATAAATATATTTGGAATTATTTACTGTATAAAAAAACTCCACATAATACTTACACCTGTAAAAATTTTAATGTATATTTTATTATCAATTAATGGATTTTTAATGATATATTCAATTATGTTTATGCTAATGAGCTTAGCATTTTGGTTTATGCGAATGGATATTGTTATGGGGATTGGTTCAGAGTTAATTACTGTTGGAAATAAACCGATGTCAATTTATCCTAATATTATTCAAAAATTTTTAATCTTTATTATCCCATTATTTGTTTGTTTTAACTTTCCAATTCTATATATAGTAAAGGGGTTAAATTTATATTTTATTATCTATTCCTTTATAGCAACAGCTATCTGTTTTATGATTTTAAATTTCATTTTTAAAAGGGGGCTAAGAAGATATGTCAGTGCAGGAAGTTAA
- a CDS encoding NUDIX hydrolase gives MKFKHISKKQVFKNDVITVFEEKLGLPNNNIVTWTFTGKKEVVAIIAEIDGEIIFVKQYRPAIKKELLEIPAGLVEKGEDIVEAAKREFEEEIGYRANKLEKICTYYNSAGVNAGQYHLFYASDLEKTHQHLDENEFLEIVRIPISEINIFSFEDSKTIIALSYLNMKNIVK, from the coding sequence ATGAAATTTAAACATATATCAAAAAAGCAAGTTTTTAAAAATGATGTAATAACAGTTTTTGAGGAAAAGCTTGGTTTACCAAATAATAATATTGTAACTTGGACATTTACAGGGAAAAAAGAAGTTGTTGCAATAATAGCAGAAATAGATGGTGAAATTATTTTTGTTAAGCAATACAGACCTGCAATAAAGAAAGAACTTCTTGAAATTCCAGCAGGTTTAGTTGAAAAGGGAGAAGATATTGTTGAAGCTGCTAAAAGAGAATTTGAAGAAGAAATTGGTTATAGAGCAAATAAATTAGAAAAAATATGTACTTACTATAATTCAGCTGGTGTAAATGCAGGACAATATCATTTATTTTATGCAAGTGATTTAGAGAAAACTCATCAACATCTTGATGAGAATGAGTTTCTTGAAATTGTTAGAATACCTATAAGTGAAATAAATATTTTTAGTTTTGAAGATTCAAAAACTATAATTGCATTAAGTTATTTAAATATGAAAAATATAGTAAAATAG
- a CDS encoding ABC transporter ATP-binding protein yields the protein MSVQEVNNEYVILTENLCKDYTYYKKEAGLKGSLKNLFHREKLIKKAVQDLSIKIPKGAIVGLIGLNGAGKTTTLKMLTGIIMPTSGKVDVLGYFPFDKKKEYLRRIAMVMGNKSQLWWDLPALDTFELNKIIYEIDDLEYKNTLNSMIEIMGVEKQLNVQVRRLSLGERMKMELIVSLIHKPDIVFLDEPTIGLDVITQYNIRNFLKEYCVKYGSTILLTSHNFNDIVTLCDSIILINNGEMIYSDTFKNFQKQFFNQKYFVLKLKEPNVDEFIKKLHLENDIEIEKIDSNSIKIATDNNKSLDILKNISGNFIQELSDINIENISMDDVIRKIYQK from the coding sequence ATGTCAGTGCAGGAAGTTAATAATGAATATGTAATTTTGACTGAAAATTTATGTAAAGATTATACTTATTATAAAAAAGAAGCTGGATTAAAAGGTAGTTTAAAAAATTTATTTCATCGTGAAAAACTTATTAAAAAAGCTGTACAAGATCTTTCTATAAAAATTCCTAAGGGAGCTATTGTTGGGCTTATTGGTTTAAATGGAGCAGGAAAAACTACAACTTTAAAAATGTTGACAGGTATCATAATGCCAACAAGTGGTAAAGTAGATGTGTTAGGATATTTTCCTTTTGATAAAAAGAAAGAATATTTACGCCGTATTGCTATGGTTATGGGAAATAAAAGTCAACTTTGGTGGGATTTACCAGCATTAGATACTTTTGAATTAAACAAAATAATCTATGAAATTGATGATTTGGAGTACAAAAATACCCTTAATTCTATGATTGAAATTATGGGAGTTGAAAAGCAATTAAATGTCCAAGTCAGAAGATTATCACTTGGAGAAAGAATGAAAATGGAGCTTATTGTCAGTTTAATTCATAAACCTGATATAGTATTTTTAGATGAACCTACAATAGGTTTAGATGTAATTACTCAATATAATATTAGAAATTTTTTAAAAGAATATTGTGTAAAATATGGTTCAACTATTCTTTTAACTAGCCATAATTTTAATGATATTGTAACACTTTGTGATTCTATAATTTTAATAAATAATGGAGAGATGATTTATTCAGATACATTTAAAAATTTTCAAAAGCAATTTTTCAATCAAAAATATTTTGTACTTAAATTAAAAGAACCTAATGTAGATGAATTTATAAAAAAACTTCATTTAGAAAATGATATTGAAATAGAAAAAATAGATAGCAATTCAATTAAAATAGCAACTGATAATAATAAAAGTTTGGATATATTGAAAAATATTTCAGGAAATTTTATTCAAGAGCTTAGTGATATTAATATTGAAAATATTAGTATGGATGATGTTATAAGGAAAATCTATCAGAAATAA
- a CDS encoding TrmH family RNA methyltransferase translates to MEIIESKENKLIKSLKKLKQKKYRDSESKFLAEGYKFLDYNYSPETIVIREDIFQSNFYFEKINKFTCKKIVVIRKVFEELSSQENSQGIIILYNKKTNDLKSLSNNLIILDDVSDPGNLGTIIRICDATNFKDIILTKGTVDAYNEKVIRATMGSILNVNLYYLEKSEIINFLKENNYSIISTYLDKTAIPYNKIKLKEKNAVIFGNEGNGISDDFINITDYKTIIPILSNTESLNVAVATGIILYKFREIEGAF, encoded by the coding sequence ATGGAAATTATAGAAAGCAAAGAAAATAAATTAATTAAATCTTTAAAAAAATTAAAACAAAAAAAATATAGAGATAGTGAAAGTAAATTTTTAGCAGAGGGATATAAATTTTTAGATTACAATTATTCCCCAGAAACAATAGTTATTAGAGAGGATATCTTCCAATCTAATTTTTATTTTGAAAAAATAAATAAATTTACTTGTAAAAAAATTGTTGTGATAAGAAAAGTTTTTGAAGAATTAAGTTCACAAGAAAACTCACAAGGGATTATAATTCTATATAATAAAAAGACTAATGATTTAAAATCTCTTTCAAATAATTTAATTATTTTAGATGATGTGTCTGATCCTGGAAACTTAGGAACAATTATAAGGATTTGTGATGCAACCAACTTTAAAGATATTATTTTAACTAAAGGGACAGTTGATGCTTACAATGAAAAAGTTATAAGAGCAACTATGGGTTCAATTTTAAATGTAAATCTTTATTATTTAGAAAAATCTGAAATCATTAATTTTTTAAAAGAAAATAATTATTCTATAATTTCAACCTATTTAGATAAAACTGCTATTCCTTATAATAAAATAAAATTAAAAGAAAAAAATGCAGTAATTTTTGGAAATGAAGGAAATGGAATTAGTGATGATTTTATAAATATAACTGATTATAAAACAATTATTCCTATACTTTCAAATACAGAATCATTAAATGTTGCAGTAGCAACAGGTATTATCTTATATAAATTTAGAGAGATAGAGGGAGCTTTTTAA
- a CDS encoding ABC transporter permease yields MKKYFKIFKISLISYLEYRVNFVLSFLFSLVPFSVSVLLWVAVAKHSEFIKVKEVVSYYFVILIVKNITTTNSIIRFSDDIRFGELNKYLLKPYNYCFYNLMADLPESIVFIVMNFIPLILIYTFLHNYINLDLSLIKVFFFIIFLILGYLINFFIDFLIGLYSFYFSKISSLYTSIKVLRSLSSGNIFPLLMLPAKIFFTLQILPFMYTSYVPTMLLLEKTSFDMILKNLFISVAWLSVLCLFSAILWKSGMKRYSAYGG; encoded by the coding sequence GTGAAAAAATATTTTAAAATTTTTAAAATAAGTTTGATTAGCTACTTAGAATATAGAGTAAATTTTGTGTTATCTTTTTTATTTTCCTTAGTTCCTTTTTCAGTGAGTGTTCTGCTATGGGTGGCTGTTGCTAAACATAGTGAATTTATAAAAGTAAAAGAAGTAGTTAGTTATTATTTTGTAATTCTTATAGTTAAAAATATAACTACAACGAATTCAATTATTAGATTTTCTGATGATATAAGGTTTGGAGAATTGAATAAATATCTTTTAAAGCCATATAATTACTGTTTCTATAATTTAATGGCTGATTTGCCAGAAAGTATAGTTTTTATTGTTATGAACTTTATTCCTTTAATTTTAATTTATACTTTTTTACATAATTATATTAATTTAGATTTATCTTTGATAAAAGTATTCTTTTTTATCATATTTTTAATATTGGGATATTTAATTAACTTTTTTATAGATTTCTTAATTGGACTTTATAGTTTTTATTTTTCAAAAATTTCTTCTCTTTATACTTCAATAAAAGTTTTAAGAAGTTTATCTTCCGGAAATATTTTTCCACTTTTAATGCTACCAGCTAAAATATTTTTTACTTTACAAATTTTGCCTTTTATGTATACAAGCTATGTTCCTACTATGCTTTTACTTGAAAAAACTTCTTTTGATATGATATTGAAAAATTTATTTATTTCAGTAGCTTGGTTAAGTGTACTTTGTTTGTTTTCAGCAATCTTATGGAAAAGTGGTATGAAAAGATATTCTGCCTATGGGGGATAA